The proteins below come from a single Nostoc sp. KVJ3 genomic window:
- the dcd gene encoding dCTP deaminase, with translation MAQQGLISPFEPSLIRKVQKDESVAVQPVISYGLSSYGYDIRLSSAEFRIFRHIPGTVVDPKNFNPQNLEPTALHTDDNGSYFILPAHSYGLGVALEKLEVPENITVICIGKSTYARCGIIANLTPAEAAWRGHLTLEFSNSSSADCRIYANEGVVQLLFLEGEPCAISYEARQGKYQDQLEIVTLARI, from the coding sequence ATGGCTCAACAGGGTTTGATTTCGCCCTTTGAGCCAAGCCTAATCCGAAAAGTACAAAAAGATGAGTCTGTAGCTGTTCAACCTGTAATTAGCTATGGTTTATCTTCTTATGGCTACGATATACGCCTTTCCTCGGCTGAGTTCCGCATTTTTCGCCACATTCCCGGAACTGTAGTTGATCCCAAAAACTTTAATCCCCAGAATTTAGAGCCAACAGCACTGCATACTGATGACAATGGCAGTTACTTTATTTTACCTGCACACTCTTATGGACTTGGGGTTGCTCTAGAAAAGCTGGAAGTTCCTGAGAATATTACTGTAATTTGCATAGGTAAATCTACTTACGCAAGATGTGGGATAATTGCAAACTTAACGCCGGCTGAGGCTGCATGGCGAGGTCATTTAACTTTAGAATTTTCTAACTCTTCTAGTGCTGACTGTCGCATTTATGCGAACGAAGGCGTGGTGCAATTACTCTTTTTAGAAGGCGAACCCTGCGCTATTAGTTATGAAGCTCGTCAGGGCAAATATCAGGATCAGTTGGAGATTGTAACTTTGGCTCGCATTTAG